One Rhodococcus sp. P1Y DNA window includes the following coding sequences:
- a CDS encoding glycosyltransferase has translation MRFVLPFTGSRGDVQPGLALALELATRGHHIDFGAPPNLVSFATAVTEGVDAISVTPFGPDTKALLESDLVRVRIKSRNPRTRLAALAELAGVGWDDMAEQLSSLAGDADAVITGTLGQEMAFNIAEAQSIPFLALHYCPVRSNGSMSVVPGRSLPTAVNRATWWLLEAMRWNSMKTRENKQRTALGLAEARSPLSRRIADHGGTEIQAYDSAFFPGLADEWGSPRPFVGFLELPSSAGSLGSARAADSALREWIAEGPPPLYFGFGSMPVRDPASLIDTITRTCEAGNHRAVVSSGWSAIDERVDRSDAVAVVGPVDHASILPMCRAAIHHGGAGTTAASIRAALPTMICWFSADQPFWGAALTRTGAGHSIPFSRLDSDTLTRGLDILLTPDFAARASWLAKSMTAPADAVRAAADLAETAVHQNR, from the coding sequence ATGAGGTTCGTACTGCCGTTCACCGGCAGCCGGGGCGACGTTCAGCCGGGCCTGGCGCTGGCACTCGAACTGGCGACGCGGGGCCACCACATCGACTTCGGTGCACCACCCAACCTGGTGAGTTTCGCCACAGCGGTCACCGAAGGCGTCGACGCCATCTCGGTGACGCCGTTCGGGCCCGACACCAAAGCACTCCTCGAATCGGACCTGGTCCGAGTGCGCATCAAGTCACGGAATCCGCGCACGCGCCTTGCGGCCTTGGCGGAGCTCGCAGGCGTCGGCTGGGACGACATGGCCGAGCAGCTTTCATCGTTGGCGGGCGACGCCGACGCTGTCATCACGGGCACTCTGGGTCAGGAAATGGCCTTCAACATCGCAGAGGCACAGTCGATCCCGTTCCTTGCGCTCCACTACTGCCCGGTGCGAAGCAACGGATCCATGTCCGTGGTTCCCGGTCGCTCGCTTCCGACTGCAGTGAACAGGGCGACGTGGTGGCTCCTCGAGGCCATGCGATGGAACTCGATGAAGACGCGAGAGAACAAGCAGCGCACCGCTCTCGGGCTCGCCGAAGCGCGGTCCCCCTTGTCCAGGCGCATCGCCGACCATGGGGGCACCGAGATCCAGGCTTACGACAGCGCGTTCTTCCCCGGCCTCGCCGACGAATGGGGGTCCCCCAGGCCGTTCGTCGGATTTCTCGAACTTCCCTCCAGCGCAGGCTCTCTCGGATCCGCGCGCGCCGCTGATTCGGCGTTACGGGAGTGGATCGCCGAGGGTCCCCCGCCGCTGTACTTCGGCTTCGGCAGCATGCCCGTCCGCGACCCCGCGTCGTTGATTGACACCATCACGCGCACCTGTGAGGCCGGCAACCACCGCGCCGTCGTCAGTTCGGGATGGAGTGCGATCGACGAACGGGTCGACCGATCCGACGCAGTCGCGGTCGTCGGTCCCGTGGATCACGCATCGATTCTCCCGATGTGCCGCGCGGCGATTCACCACGGCGGCGCGGGAACAACCGCGGCGAGCATCCGAGCCGCCCTACCGACGATGATCTGCTGGTTCAGCGCCGACCAACCGTTCTGGGGCGCTGCCCTCACACGGACGGGCGCGGGCCACTCGATTCCATTCTCCCGGCTCGACAGCGACACCCTTACCCGTGGGCTCGACATCCTTCTCACTCCCGATTTCGCTGCACGTGCCAGTTGGCTTGCGAAATCGATGACCGCGCCCGCCGATGCGGTCCGCGCCGCAGCCGATCTCGCCGAAACCGCAGTTCACCAGAACCGGTAG